The following are from one region of the Arthrobacter sp. TMP15 genome:
- a CDS encoding exodeoxyribonuclease III: MKIATWNVNSLRARADRVEDWLRRTNADVLTIQETKCKDENFPWELFESNGYEVAHFGFSQWNGVAIASRVGLEDVERTFSNQPTFGKGGKDPVQEARAIGATCNGVRIWSLYVPNGRALDDEHMPYKLGWLDELKNQAAGWLAQDPNAQIALTGDWNIAPQDDDVWDIDFFRNQGLTHVSEPERAAFTAFETAGFTDVVRPLNPGPGVYTYWDYTQLRFPKREGMRIDFVLGSPAFAARVTAAEIDREERKGKGASDHAPVIVELG, translated from the coding sequence GTGAAGATTGCTACTTGGAATGTGAACTCCCTGCGTGCCCGTGCCGACCGTGTGGAGGATTGGTTGCGCCGAACCAATGCCGACGTGCTCACCATTCAGGAGACTAAATGCAAAGACGAGAACTTCCCATGGGAACTATTTGAAAGCAATGGCTATGAAGTAGCGCATTTTGGTTTTAGCCAATGGAACGGGGTAGCTATTGCTTCCCGTGTTGGCCTGGAGGACGTTGAACGCACCTTTTCCAATCAACCCACTTTTGGGAAGGGTGGCAAGGATCCCGTGCAGGAGGCACGGGCCATTGGCGCTACCTGCAACGGAGTTCGGATTTGGAGCCTCTATGTGCCCAACGGCCGTGCACTCGATGATGAACACATGCCTTACAAGCTGGGGTGGCTTGACGAGCTAAAAAATCAGGCTGCGGGCTGGCTTGCTCAGGACCCCAATGCCCAGATCGCGCTCACAGGTGACTGGAACATTGCACCCCAGGACGACGACGTCTGGGACATCGATTTCTTCCGTAACCAAGGCCTCACCCACGTTAGTGAACCCGAACGAGCTGCGTTCACTGCCTTCGAAACGGCGGGCTTTACCGACGTTGTCCGGCCGCTAAACCCTGGGCCGGGCGTTTACACCTACTGGGACTACACACAACTTCGCTTCCCAAAACGCGAAGGTATGCGCATTGACTTCGTTCTGGGCTCACCAGCATTTGCCGCGCGCGTCACCGCCGCTGAAATTGACCGCGAGGAACGCAAGGGCAAGGGCGCTTCCGACCACGCACCTGTCATTGTGGAATTGGGCTAG
- a CDS encoding LacI family DNA-binding transcriptional regulator, with product MRVSIDDVAERAEVSTATVSRALRGLPKVHPTTRARVLAVAKEMGYVASPSATRLATGQMKTVGVLVPFIDRWYFARALEGIDQELREHGFNLMLFSLGGYMHGQQRRFTEQMVRKQIDALVVLCLGLSATELGELQRTHVPTVSVGGPVEGCQGIHIDDAAAAAAATQHLIDLGHRKIGHLRGGINDEKNFVVPTLRSAAFEATMLRAGLELRPEWNVVGDYTVGEGVAAAARLFDLPGEAPTAIFCGSDEMALGLMFEAQRRGIRIPEDLSVVGIDDHDFAGPAGLSTIGQKPADHGRLAAKMLLAEVSGKIDSIRAEFMPFSLIKRGSTAPWQEP from the coding sequence ATGAGAGTCAGTATCGACGACGTTGCCGAGCGTGCGGAGGTTTCAACCGCAACAGTCTCACGCGCCCTCCGTGGTCTGCCTAAAGTCCATCCGACCACACGGGCACGAGTGTTGGCCGTGGCCAAAGAGATGGGTTATGTAGCATCTCCGTCAGCCACCAGATTGGCCACAGGTCAGATGAAAACGGTGGGAGTCCTGGTCCCGTTCATTGACCGCTGGTACTTTGCACGTGCGCTGGAAGGGATTGATCAAGAACTGCGCGAGCACGGCTTCAACTTGATGCTGTTTAGTTTGGGCGGCTACATGCATGGCCAGCAGCGCAGGTTTACTGAACAAATGGTGCGCAAGCAGATCGATGCGTTGGTAGTCCTTTGCTTGGGGTTATCCGCCACGGAGCTTGGGGAGCTGCAACGAACCCACGTTCCGACAGTGTCTGTTGGTGGTCCAGTGGAGGGCTGTCAAGGGATACATATTGATGATGCGGCGGCGGCCGCTGCCGCTACCCAACACCTCATCGATTTAGGTCATCGCAAGATCGGGCACCTGCGTGGCGGTATCAATGATGAAAAGAACTTCGTAGTTCCTACTCTACGGTCGGCGGCCTTCGAAGCCACCATGCTCAGGGCGGGACTTGAGCTGCGCCCGGAATGGAATGTCGTTGGCGACTACACGGTTGGTGAGGGTGTGGCAGCGGCCGCCCGACTCTTTGATTTGCCCGGGGAAGCGCCAACTGCTATCTTCTGTGGCTCCGACGAGATGGCCTTGGGTTTGATGTTTGAGGCGCAACGGCGGGGTATCAGAATTCCGGAGGATCTGTCCGTGGTGGGCATTGATGACCACGATTTTGCTGGGCCGGCGGGCCTGTCAACCATCGGACAAAAACCAGCTGACCATGGGAGGCTGGCTGCAAAGATGTTACTGGCGGAAGTAAGTGGAAAAATTGACTCCATACGCGCAGAATTCATGCCGTTTAGCCTCATCAAGCGCGGATCGACGGCTCCATGGCAGGAGCCCTGA
- a CDS encoding carbohydrate ABC transporter permease: protein MSTVMQTQSEHTAAAKTVARRRARWASSRTYISAVVIVIWCLLPFYWMVVTAFREVGYTFDPTPFFTHVTWDNFATAFSAEMGNHLDRALLNSLFISSVTTAVALLFGVFAAYALARLKFRGKFLVLGVVLGASMFPGVAIVTPLFQLFTNINWMGTYQALIIPNISFVLPLTVYTLTSFFREMPWELEEAARIDGCSAGQAFRKVIMPLAAPAVFTTAILAFIAAWNEYLIASILSSDATQTVTVAIASFAGSQPHQEPYTAVMAAGTVVTIPLVILVLIFQRKIVAGLTAGAVK, encoded by the coding sequence ATGAGCACGGTTATGCAAACTCAAAGCGAACATACCGCCGCGGCCAAGACTGTTGCCCGGAGACGCGCACGATGGGCTAGCTCACGAACATACATCAGTGCCGTAGTTATAGTGATCTGGTGCCTGCTACCGTTTTATTGGATGGTAGTCACCGCTTTTCGCGAAGTTGGGTACACCTTCGATCCAACACCGTTCTTTACCCATGTCACGTGGGACAACTTTGCCACGGCCTTTTCTGCCGAGATGGGCAACCACTTGGATAGGGCGCTGCTAAACTCCCTCTTCATCTCAAGTGTCACCACTGCGGTTGCTTTGCTTTTTGGGGTGTTTGCGGCTTATGCCTTGGCCAGGCTGAAATTTCGCGGGAAGTTTCTTGTATTGGGAGTTGTGCTCGGGGCTTCTATGTTCCCGGGCGTGGCAATCGTGACACCTTTGTTCCAGCTGTTTACAAATATCAACTGGATGGGCACATATCAAGCGTTGATCATCCCGAACATTTCTTTTGTCCTCCCACTAACCGTCTATACACTGACATCTTTCTTCCGTGAGATGCCGTGGGAGTTGGAAGAAGCCGCCCGCATTGATGGCTGTTCAGCCGGGCAGGCCTTCCGCAAGGTCATTATGCCGCTGGCGGCTCCGGCAGTATTTACCACTGCTATCCTGGCGTTCATCGCAGCCTGGAACGAGTACCTGATTGCCAGTATTCTCTCCAGCGACGCCACCCAGACCGTGACAGTAGCTATCGCCAGTTTTGCTGGTTCCCAGCCTCACCAGGAACCTTATACGGCCGTGATGGCCGCAGGAACTGTTGTGACCATTCCGCTGGTGATTTTGGTGTTGATCTTCCAGCGCAAGATCGTCGCGGGGCTCACAGCAGGGGCGGTGAAATAA
- a CDS encoding sugar ABC transporter permease, protein MSTNVDPQAKPGKAPTGPSAKSEVGADRKEKTQGRTATLLIVPTLVVLAIVILYPVINAIIMSLQQDEGLDPVTGTFVAGGFAGLTNYIHWLFQQCTGPSGDALSCPPGTLGAQFWSATGVTFFFTVVTVFFETILGFWMALIMARTFRGRSVLRAAVLVPWAIPTAVTAKLWFFIFAFDGIANTLFNTSILWTGSEGPARTAIIIADVWKTTPFMALLILAGLQMIPSDIYEAAKVDGASTWQRFRLITLPLVKPALMVAILFRVLDALRMYDLPAIMTGGANGTTTLSILVVNQIRIGFNSAAALSTITFLIIFIVAFIFVRFLGANAVESASGGAKEKLK, encoded by the coding sequence ATGTCCACAAATGTAGACCCGCAAGCCAAACCTGGTAAGGCGCCAACGGGGCCGAGCGCCAAAAGTGAAGTAGGCGCGGATCGCAAGGAAAAGACCCAAGGGCGGACAGCGACGCTGCTGATTGTCCCAACACTAGTTGTTTTGGCAATCGTCATCTTGTATCCAGTGATCAACGCCATCATTATGTCGCTGCAACAAGATGAGGGTCTGGACCCGGTTACGGGCACATTTGTGGCTGGCGGCTTTGCCGGCCTGACAAATTACATTCACTGGTTGTTCCAGCAGTGCACCGGCCCCAGCGGCGACGCACTAAGTTGCCCCCCTGGCACTTTGGGTGCGCAGTTTTGGTCAGCGACCGGAGTAACGTTCTTTTTCACCGTGGTAACGGTGTTTTTTGAAACCATTCTTGGTTTTTGGATGGCATTGATTATGGCCCGCACTTTCCGGGGCCGCAGTGTGCTGCGTGCGGCAGTTCTTGTCCCGTGGGCTATCCCGACAGCTGTCACAGCAAAGCTGTGGTTCTTTATCTTTGCCTTTGATGGGATTGCCAACACGCTCTTCAACACCTCGATCCTATGGACAGGAAGTGAAGGCCCCGCACGGACTGCGATCATTATCGCCGACGTGTGGAAGACAACACCATTCATGGCACTGCTGATTTTGGCTGGTTTGCAAATGATCCCGTCGGACATCTACGAGGCTGCAAAAGTGGATGGTGCTTCCACCTGGCAAAGATTCCGGTTGATCACACTGCCCTTGGTGAAACCAGCTCTCATGGTCGCCATCTTGTTCCGCGTCCTGGATGCGCTGCGTATGTACGATCTACCGGCGATCATGACAGGAGGGGCAAATGGCACCACAACGCTCTCCATTTTGGTTGTCAATCAAATCCGGATTGGTTTTAATTCGGCGGCCGCCCTGTCAACAATTACGTTCTTGATTATTTTTATTGTGGCGTTCATTTTTGTTCGGTTCCTCGGTGCAAACGCAGTTGAATCAGCCAGTGGCGGAGCTAAGGAGAAGCTGAAATGA